Below is a genomic region from Sulfitobacter sp. OXR-159.
CGATCTGTCATGTATGCCATGGTGTCGCTCCTCAAACGATGATGATGGTCAGGATGGTCAGCACGACCGACCCGATCAGCGCGGTCCAGCCCAGCTTTTCCGCGGTCGGCACGTCGAGCATGCGGCCCGTGTCCCAGATCAGGTGCCGGATGCCGGCCAGCGTGTGATACCACAGCCCCAAGAGCGACAGGGTGAACACCAGATCACCGAACCAGCTGGTCATGATCCCGTTCACGGTATCGAAATACTCCGCCGAGGTCGCCGCAGCGAGGAACCACCACACGATCAACAGCGCGGTGATCAACATCGCGTTGCCGGTGATCCGGGTGAGAATCGACGTCATAGAGGTCAACTGTGGGCGGTAGATCGTCAAATGCGGGGAAAGCGGGCGGTTACCCCGGTTCACATCGGCCATGGCGCGGTCCTTTGTCCTGTGCTTTGCATCTTGATAGCGGTTTTTACAGGACTGTCACGGGGAACTGCGGGGAATCTGCGGGGTTTGGCCAGTGTTTCGGTGGAAAAATGGCAGACTGATGTGGTCCTGCCCGCTTTTGTGATCACAGCAGATTATCGTGTGATCACAAATCCAGCATCCCCCCGAACGAAAAAGCGCGCCCCGCTAGGGACGCGCTTTCCAGTTGGGATGCTCTGGCGCTTACGCGAGGCTCTCGTCGATGCCTTTGCAGGCTTCAACCAGACCTTTGACCGCGTTGACGGAGTTGTCGAACATCGCCTGCTCGTCTTTGTTCATCGAAATCTCGACGACGCGCTCGACACCGCCAGCACCGATCACGGTGGGCACGCCGACGTAAAAGCCGTTGAGACCATAGGCACCATCGACATGCGCCGCTGCGGGCAGCACGCGCTTTTGGTCTTTGAGATAAGCTTCGGCCATCTCAATGGCGGAAGTCGCAGGCGCATAGAAGGCCGACCCGGTCTTCAGCAGGCCAACGATCTCGGCGCCACCATCACGGGTGCGCTGCACGATCGCGTCAAGTTTGTCCTGCGTGGTCCAGCCCATCTTGACCAGATCGGGCAGCGGAATGCCTGCAACGGTGGAGTAGCGCACCAGCGGCACCATTGTGTCGCCGTGGCCGCCCAGAACGAAGGCAGTGACGTCTTTCATCGACACGTTGAACTCGGTCGCAAGGAAGTGACGGAAACGCGCGGAATCGAGCACGCCTGCCATGCCGCAAACCTTGTTGTGTGGCAGACCGGAGAATTCACGCAGCGCCCAGACCATCGCATCAAGCGGGTTGGTGATGCAGATCACGAAAGCGTCCGGCGCGTGTTTGGCAATGCCCTCGCCCACGGATTTCATAACCTTGAGGTTGATGCCCAGCAGGTCATCGCGGCTCATGCCCGGCTTGCGTGCAACACCGGCGGTGACGATACAGACATCCGCGCCTGCGATGTCGGCGTAATCTTGGGTGCCCGACAAGGTGGCGTCGAACTTGCCTGAAGGGCCCGACGACGCGATATCGAGAGCTTTGCCCTCGGGTGTGCCCTCGGCAATGTCAAAAAGGACGACATCGCCCAATTCCTTCAACGCTGCGAGATGGGCGAGAGTGCCGCCGATTTGCCCCGCGCCAATAAGCGCGATCTTGGGTCTGGCCATGGTCATGTCTCCGACAGAGGTTTCATTTGCGCCGGAGATACCGAAATGCACGGTCCCGTGCAAGTTGCAGCATTGAATAGCGGCTAACCCCCGCCCTTGCCACGAAAAAGGCCGCCCCGTGGGGCGGCCAATTGCTGAAACTTAAGGCGAAAGATTAGTCGCCTTGGTACTCAGGCTGCGATTCCAGACGCTCTTCGGTGCTGTCGATGTAGATACGTACATCATCACCTTCTACGTTTTTCAGAACCTGCAGTTCGTCAAATGTCACGGCTACTGGCTTTTCGCCCAGACCAAGGAAACCGCCGACGTTGATGACAACACGGTCGATCTGGCCGTTGTCGCCGATCAGCAGAGTGTCGATCTCACCCACGGTTTCGTCGTTGGCACCATAGACATAGGAACCTTCGAGGTCGTCAGCGCTCATCTGCTGGATCATGTCCGCTTCGGCAGCGGCATAGCCTTCACGCTCAACCTCGGGGCGCGGCAGCAGTTCACGCTCAACAGTTTCGTCGCCTGTGATCACGGTGGTGTTGGCTTCCGCTTCGTTGACAGCTTCTTCTGTCTCGGCTTCGGCGTTCTCCATCATGGTTTCGGCTTCTTGCTCCATCTCCTCGGATTCGGCCTCTACTTCGTTGGCCATCTCTTCGGTTTCGGCTTCAAGGTTCTCGGCCGCGTTCTCGGTATCTTGAACCATTTCCTCGGTCTCGGCCTCTACTTCGTTGGCCATTTCCTCGGTTTCGGTTTCGCCGTTGGTGACGACGGTGACGTTGTCGTCAGTCTCGGTCATCGCCTCGCCTTCCATCGCTTCGCCGTCCATCATGGGGCGTTCGAATTCAGGCGCTTGCTCCAACATCTCTTTCGAGGTGTTCACAACGAGGAAACGGTCGCCGTCTTCGTCGTTCAGGATGCGAATCTTGTCCATGGAGATGGAAACGTCACGTTCGCCCAGCCCAAGGAAACCGCCGATGCCGAGGATAACGGCAGTCACTTCGCCGTCTTTCGACACGATGATGTCGTTGATCTCGCCGATGTCATCCCATTCCTGCTCTGCGCCATTGGCAACGGGGGTGGCCGCATCGACTTCGGCTTCAGAGTTGTAAATGCGCATGCCGATCAGGTCGGATGCAAGGAAGTCTGTTTGTTCAACAGCAACGTTGCCAAAGCCTTCGGAATGCGCTTCCGCAAAGGCTGCGCCGGTCATTGTCAGTACGATGGCTG
It encodes:
- the sdhC gene encoding succinate dehydrogenase, cytochrome b556 subunit, which encodes MADVNRGNRPLSPHLTIYRPQLTSMTSILTRITGNAMLITALLIVWWFLAAATSAEYFDTVNGIMTSWFGDLVFTLSLLGLWYHTLAGIRHLIWDTGRMLDVPTAEKLGWTALIGSVVLTILTIIIV
- a CDS encoding PRC-barrel domain-containing protein, producing the protein MKRFLSTTAIVLTMTGAAFAEAHSEGFGNVAVEQTDFLASDLIGMRIYNSEAEVDAATPVANGAEQEWDDIGEINDIIVSKDGEVTAVILGIGGFLGLGERDVSISMDKIRILNDEDGDRFLVVNTSKEMLEQAPEFERPMMDGEAMEGEAMTETDDNVTVVTNGETETEEMANEVEAETEEMVQDTENAAENLEAETEEMANEVEAESEEMEQEAETMMENAEAETEEAVNEAEANTTVITGDETVERELLPRPEVEREGYAAAEADMIQQMSADDLEGSYVYGANDETVGEIDTLLIGDNGQIDRVVINVGGFLGLGEKPVAVTFDELQVLKNVEGDDVRIYIDSTEERLESQPEYQGD
- the mdh gene encoding malate dehydrogenase; translation: MARPKIALIGAGQIGGTLAHLAALKELGDVVLFDIAEGTPEGKALDIASSGPSGKFDATLSGTQDYADIAGADVCIVTAGVARKPGMSRDDLLGINLKVMKSVGEGIAKHAPDAFVICITNPLDAMVWALREFSGLPHNKVCGMAGVLDSARFRHFLATEFNVSMKDVTAFVLGGHGDTMVPLVRYSTVAGIPLPDLVKMGWTTQDKLDAIVQRTRDGGAEIVGLLKTGSAFYAPATSAIEMAEAYLKDQKRVLPAAAHVDGAYGLNGFYVGVPTVIGAGGVERVVEISMNKDEQAMFDNSVNAVKGLVEACKGIDESLA